The Ancylothrix sp. D3o genome window below encodes:
- a CDS encoding ArsB/NhaD family transporter, with the protein MLTLQAILATSIFVAVIFLVMTEWLHLTIAAFLGALLLVFFNILTFPEAINYIGQSHGTLALFFGVMVLVRAFEPTKIFDYLATQMVLLAKGKGKRLLLGIVAITTPICAVLPNATTVMLLAPLIPPMAEEIGVDFVPLLILMVFVANSAGLLTLVGDPATFIVGDAINISFTDYLAKLSLGGVLAVATITLMLPWLFPQIWRKKLDDLDHLPHPKINHPRTLTVGAIIITFVLVFFVVGESLPVPVSPAAVALLGGALALMLAHHSKIDTVNNILRDVDWSTLLFFMSIFVLIGGLEKTGVISSMSGVLAVLLGKNILLGSMALLFFVGLLSSVIPNIPLVVAMVPLLKQYVVNVGLAPAAVLDPNFSGQFPPEVLPLFYAMMFGATLGGNGTLVGASSNIVAAGISELHGKRISFQNFLRYGIPVMFMQLLTSALYVTLRFLI; encoded by the coding sequence GTGTTAACTCTACAAGCAATTTTAGCAACTTCTATCTTTGTGGCGGTCATATTTCTGGTAATGACAGAGTGGCTTCACCTGACAATTGCTGCTTTTTTAGGGGCATTGCTTTTGGTGTTTTTTAACATCCTTACTTTTCCAGAAGCAATTAACTATATCGGCCAAAGTCACGGTACTTTAGCTTTATTTTTTGGTGTCATGGTATTGGTTCGCGCTTTTGAACCAACGAAAATTTTTGATTATTTGGCAACGCAAATGGTGCTGCTGGCAAAGGGAAAAGGCAAGCGATTACTATTAGGAATAGTAGCAATTACTACGCCAATTTGTGCTGTTTTACCTAATGCGACAACGGTGATGCTTTTGGCTCCTTTAATTCCGCCAATGGCAGAAGAAATAGGCGTTGATTTTGTGCCGTTGCTGATTTTAATGGTGTTTGTTGCCAATAGTGCCGGTTTGCTGACTTTGGTGGGAGATCCAGCCACGTTTATTGTCGGAGATGCGATTAATATTAGCTTTACCGATTATTTGGCAAAATTAAGCTTAGGTGGAGTTCTTGCCGTTGCTACAATTACCCTGATGTTGCCTTGGTTATTTCCGCAAATTTGGCGAAAAAAATTAGACGATCTCGATCACTTACCCCACCCAAAAATTAATCATCCTAGAACTTTAACAGTTGGGGCGATTATTATTACTTTTGTCTTGGTGTTTTTTGTGGTGGGAGAGTCTTTGCCGGTGCCGGTGTCTCCCGCCGCTGTTGCTTTGTTGGGAGGTGCTTTAGCCTTAATGCTGGCTCATCACAGCAAAATTGATACTGTGAATAATATTTTACGCGATGTAGATTGGAGTACATTGCTGTTTTTTATGTCAATTTTTGTTTTGATTGGCGGGTTAGAAAAAACCGGTGTTATCAGTAGTATGTCCGGTGTTTTAGCTGTGTTGTTAGGCAAAAATATCTTGTTGGGTTCAATGGCATTACTGTTTTTTGTGGGTCTTCTTTCCAGCGTTATTCCCAACATTCCCTTGGTGGTGGCTATGGTTCCCCTCTTAAAACAATACGTTGTTAATGTTGGTTTAGCACCGGCTGCCGTCCTTGATCCAAACTTTTCTGGGCAATTTCCCCCCGAAGTTTTACCCCTATTTTATGCCATGATGTTCGGCGCTACTCTCGGTGGAAACGGTACGCTTGTTGGTGCTTCTTCTAACATTGTCGCTGCCGGTATTTCCGAACTACATGGCAAACGAATTTCTTTTCAAAATTTTCTGCGCTATGGTATTCCCGTGATGTTCATGCAGCTTTTGACCTCTGCATTATATGTTACATTACGTTTTTTAATCTAA
- the ntrB gene encoding nitrate ABC transporter permease: MAFNISLSMLAVAGKVAWKKAKPIVMRDVFLLPLAGFTGIILLWWIVALFNSELMPTPLQALIANWDYISNPFYQRGPGDLGIGWLLIASIRRVLLGFGLGALVAIPLGFLIGMSKKAMMALNPIIQIFKPVSPLAWLPIALAIFNLAEPSAIFVIFITSLWPTIINTALGVSSVSKDYLDVAQVLEMPRWRQITKIIWPASLPYIFTGLRISLGIAWIVIVAVEMLTGGIGIGFFVWDEWSRLNLSSVFLAIFVIGLTGLILDWGVGKLQELITHRRTVASR; encoded by the coding sequence ATGGCATTTAATATTAGTTTATCCATGCTTGCGGTAGCGGGAAAAGTTGCTTGGAAAAAAGCAAAACCAATTGTGATGCGGGATGTATTTTTGCTTCCGTTGGCAGGTTTTACCGGCATTATTTTATTGTGGTGGATAGTTGCTCTTTTCAACAGTGAATTAATGCCTACTCCCCTCCAAGCATTAATTGCTAATTGGGATTATATCAGTAACCCATTCTATCAACGAGGGCCAGGCGATTTAGGCATTGGTTGGTTACTTATCGCCAGCATTCGCCGTGTTTTACTCGGATTTGGATTAGGGGCTCTTGTTGCTATCCCTTTAGGCTTTTTAATTGGAATGTCAAAAAAAGCCATGATGGCCTTAAATCCAATTATTCAAATCTTCAAGCCGGTTTCCCCCCTAGCATGGCTACCCATTGCCTTAGCTATCTTTAACCTTGCCGAGCCTTCAGCAATTTTTGTGATATTTATCACCTCCTTATGGCCGACAATTATTAACACCGCCTTGGGAGTTTCTAGCGTTTCCAAAGACTATTTAGACGTGGCGCAAGTCCTCGAAATGCCACGCTGGAGACAAATTACTAAAATCATTTGGCCGGCTAGTTTACCCTATATCTTCACCGGCCTGAGAATCAGCTTAGGAATAGCCTGGATAGTCATTGTTGCCGTCGAAATGCTCACCGGCGGAATTGGCATCGGATTTTTTGTCTGGGATGAATGGAGCCGGTTAAATTTAAGCTCCGTTTTTCTGGCCATATTTGTAATTGGATTAACCGGCCTAATTTTAGATTGGGGAGTAGGCAAACTTCAAGAACTCATCACCCACCGACGCACCGTAGCAAGCCGTTAA
- a CDS encoding ABC transporter substrate-binding protein yields the protein MNQPPQYSRRKFLTGITAATAGIALSSCAINADRSAKGITDEAAAIEPVIKAEELEKPDLTIGYVPVNDCAPFAIAWKKGFFRKYGLNVRLNREASWATSRDGIIFGRLDASPVVSGAVTNARIGAEGARHAPLCAAMTIHRHGNAITMNRKMWDFGIRPWYEYKQKYGERALEEFGKQFRAYFDSQTPENRVWAVVLSSSIYEYFIRYLSAAAGVDPIKEFRIIIVPPPQMVTNVRIGAMQAYMVAEPWNTRAIYEKASNGDEGIGFSFAQGKEIWLGHPDRLLGVMESFIANYPKTYRSLLKAMIEACRYCGDPNNRAEVAKLLTERSFTGAKPKKGPVDKFTAPAIVGDYNYGGFDGQKRIISSDDGTIFFDIPDNIPHLPNENSTFMWRSRSLWLMTQAARWGQIKEIPKDADKIAEKGWRTDIYREVTKEMGIPSPDEDFKIESPELFIDNKGFDPSDPVGYLKSFEIRANRPQNFFFS from the coding sequence ATGAATCAGCCTCCTCAATATAGCCGGCGAAAATTTCTCACAGGAATTACCGCAGCAACGGCAGGAATTGCCCTATCTTCCTGCGCCATAAACGCCGACCGCTCAGCCAAAGGAATCACCGACGAAGCAGCCGCAATAGAACCCGTAATCAAAGCTGAAGAACTCGAAAAACCAGACCTAACAATTGGCTATGTTCCTGTTAACGACTGCGCTCCCTTTGCTATTGCTTGGAAAAAAGGATTTTTCCGCAAATATGGCTTAAATGTTCGCCTCAACCGTGAAGCAAGCTGGGCCACATCCCGCGACGGAATTATCTTCGGACGCCTCGACGCTTCCCCCGTTGTCTCCGGCGCCGTCACCAACGCTCGCATCGGTGCAGAAGGCGCACGCCACGCTCCTTTATGTGCAGCAATGACGATTCACCGGCACGGAAATGCCATCACCATGAATCGAAAAATGTGGGATTTTGGCATTCGTCCCTGGTACGAATACAAACAAAAATATGGCGAGAGAGCCTTAGAAGAATTTGGCAAACAATTCCGCGCCTATTTTGACAGCCAAACCCCAGAAAATCGCGTTTGGGCTGTAGTTTTAAGCTCGTCGATTTATGAATACTTTATCCGCTATTTATCCGCAGCAGCCGGAGTAGATCCAATCAAAGAATTTCGGATCATTATTGTTCCGCCGCCGCAGATGGTAACAAACGTGCGAATAGGTGCCATGCAAGCTTATATGGTGGCCGAACCTTGGAACACTCGCGCTATTTATGAAAAAGCTTCTAACGGCGATGAAGGAATAGGATTTAGCTTTGCTCAAGGTAAAGAAATTTGGCTGGGGCACCCAGATAGACTTTTGGGGGTGATGGAATCTTTCATCGCAAATTATCCTAAAACTTACCGAAGTTTGCTCAAAGCAATGATCGAAGCTTGCCGGTATTGTGGCGATCCAAATAACCGCGCCGAAGTGGCAAAATTGCTCACAGAACGCTCCTTTACTGGGGCAAAACCGAAAAAGGGGCCGGTGGATAAATTCACTGCACCGGCCATTGTTGGCGATTATAACTACGGGGGTTTTGATGGACAAAAGCGGATTATTTCCTCTGATGATGGAACCATATTTTTTGACATTCCTGATAACATTCCTCACCTTCCCAACGAAAACTCAACCTTTATGTGGCGTTCTCGCAGTTTGTGGTTAATGACTCAAGCTGCTCGCTGGGGACAAATTAAAGAAATACCCAAAGATGCCGATAAAATTGCCGAAAAAGGTTGGAGAACCGATATTTACCGAGAAGTCACAAAAGAGATGGGAATTCCCTCGCCAGACGAAGACTTCAAAATCGAGTCTCCAGAGCTATTTAT